Below is a window of Ahaetulla prasina isolate Xishuangbanna chromosome 1, ASM2864084v1, whole genome shotgun sequence DNA.
TAACAACAGTAAGAtatttggactttcttttggcaCAGACAGCTAGGAGAGAAATCTAAATAAGTGACCTGGTTTATAAATATGTCTCGTGTTTCAATTATCCAATTAAAGTCGGataggctggggaaaaaaatcagagtttAAGAACAAAACGTGGACTTAAGTTGCTCACAATTTGTTCTGCTTCCCTTATTCCCAAAGAAGATTGTCAAATTGTTTCCTATATTCCTAATTAACTTAAAGATACAGGTTATTTCTTTATTATCTGGATTGAGAGAATTTGTCCTGAGATTAGTTTATAGagcatctattattattttttagcctAGAACAGGGGCTCCAAACCTGGCCattttcaagacttgtggacttttaactctcagccagctgaggaattctgggagttgaaatccacaagtcttaacgttgccaagatgGCAGACCCCCAGCCTAGAAAATATGAGCTAgcaatagatagcaatagcatttcttTTGTGATATCATCATTCACAtcaattgaatgaattgtttctgCCCTGCTATTTGCCCCTATTAATTTTTTAGGAAGTAAGAGTTCCACAACAGCAAAACAAGTTGAGCCTGGAGGCACCACCAGGCCACTAGTGTTCCGACTCCATGCTAGCGTACCTTCACTAGTTCGTGAAATTTTATTGGAACGTGGTTGGATTGAATATGATGAGCATGAGCAAGATAACGAAGACTGGAACTTGTACTGGAGGAATTGCCCTTTCCGGATGACAGAACACCAGAATATCAAACCATGGCAGAGGCTCAATCACCATCCAGAAACCATCAGAATCACTCGGAAAGATTATTTGGCAAGACATCTGAAACGCATGAAGGGAATTTATGGAACCACCCTTTATGAGTTCAGTCCAGTGGCTTTCATCATGCCCAATGACTATATAAAATTTATAACTGAGTACTCCAAGGAGAGGCAAATACCAGGGAAAAAGCTGAGTTACTGGATTTGCAAGCCAGTTGATAGGTCTCGCGGGAGAGGCATCCTCATTTTTCAAGACATTAAGGATTTTGTTTATGACTGCATGGTAATTGTGCAAAAGTATATCAGTAACCCTTTGCTTATTTCCGGATACAAATGGGACCTCCGTATTTATGTTTGCGTTACAAGTTTTTACCCCCTTACAATTTATATATACGAAGAAGGACTGGTGAGGTTTGCAACAGAGAAGTTTGACCTTAGTTCCCTTGACAACATTTATGTTCATTTGACAAACACAAGCATCAACAAGTTTGGACCATCATACAGAAAGGACAAAGAAGTCATTGGCTCTGGATGCAAATGGACTTTTAGCAGATTTCGGGCCTATTTACGGAGCTGCAATTTTGATGACCTGCTCTTGTGGAAAAGAATCAACCATATAGTCATTCTAACTTTGTTGACCATCACCACTTCAGTACCATTCACTTCCAACTGCTTTGAGCTCTTCGGGTTTGACATTTTGGTTGATGAGAAAATGAAACCCTGGCTTCTGGAAGTAAACCACAGCCCAGGCTTGCGTTTAGATTGTACCAGTGATGTCATTGTCAAAAGGAAGCTGCTCCATGACATTGTCGACTTACTGAACTACAAGGAAGCTGATACTCTAAGAAAAAGCAGAGGGACCAATCGGAGGCTTTCGTGTTTCAGCCGATCACAATATATGCTGACAACCCAGTCAGAGGTTCCACTGGATTTCCTGGCTTGTGGAAAAGGAATCAAATCAGCAACAACTTCTCCTTCTCCGTCTTATTTGCAGATCAATAAAAGAACACCCACCTACGGCAGAACAGCTAGTGCATCCCCTCGTAAAACGTTGACTTCACAATTACGTGAAAAGATGCACATGCCCCAAACGCCTATCCAATCAAAGCCATTATCCAAAAGCAGACAGATGTTAAGAACTAGTTATTCGCTATGTGAATCTGTGCAGTCCACGCATTGGTTTAACTCACTAGAGTTCTACACCCACAAGCCAACTATTCCTCCTTATTTTCTCTCAGATAAAGACAGACGGCCATTCCCCCGTGTAGGTGATTTTATCCTTATATTTCCTTTCAATGATGCAGCACTTGAAGCGTCGAAGAACGGAATGAATGTCAAAAGTGTAATACAGGAAATTCATAAATTAATGAGTAAAGAATTACAACCAGAACCtcaaaaattaaataaagctTTAGTTAATGAGTAGACAAATGGTTTGAGCAATTCTATACTCTTTTTGATGAAAGAGTTTGAAAGCTGATGACAAAAATATAATGTGTGCCATTGCTATACTAGACTTCCTCAACATGGTGCCCACCAGATGTGTCAAACCAAGGCCTATCTTTCTCAGACAATAAAATCAGTAGAATCCAACACATCAAGCAGGAGGGAAATCTTGGAAGTCTC
It encodes the following:
- the TTLL2 gene encoding probable tubulin polyglutamylase TTLL2 yields the protein MVVMGNKSEDGVLSLYGILFEKHKEAAFANYRLWESLGFVIAFGYSTFLSVSIKLYILATIRIFVTYLLHVRFSTENPAEPRSPRKGSKSSTTAKQVEPGGTTRPLVFRLHASVPSLVREILLERGWIEYDEHEQDNEDWNLYWRNCPFRMTEHQNIKPWQRLNHHPETIRITRKDYLARHLKRMKGIYGTTLYEFSPVAFIMPNDYIKFITEYSKERQIPGKKLSYWICKPVDRSRGRGILIFQDIKDFVYDCMVIVQKYISNPLLISGYKWDLRIYVCVTSFYPLTIYIYEEGLVRFATEKFDLSSLDNIYVHLTNTSINKFGPSYRKDKEVIGSGCKWTFSRFRAYLRSCNFDDLLLWKRINHIVILTLLTITTSVPFTSNCFELFGFDILVDEKMKPWLLEVNHSPGLRLDCTSDVIVKRKLLHDIVDLLNYKEADTLRKSRGTNRRLSCFSRSQYMLTTQSEVPLDFLACGKGIKSATTSPSPSYLQINKRTPTYGRTASASPRKTLTSQLREKMHMPQTPIQSKPLSKSRQMLRTSYSLCESVQSTHWFNSLEFYTHKPTIPPYFLSDKDRRPFPRVGDFILIFPFNDAALEASKNGMNVKSVIQEIHKLMSKELQPEPQKLNKALVNE